In the Candidatus Cloacimonas acidaminovorans str. Evry genome, one interval contains:
- a CDS encoding ABC transporter substrate-binding protein, whose protein sequence is MKKSGILTVIIIILFALSCKQTGNNQKKGIVVLSPEVAEIICALNAEKEITGITAECNYPPSLQQKKIVGSFSSIDKEAIIALNPELIFCSSLEQENIAYDLKNLGFQVEVIYPKGINEMLSDIERIGTLIRKKEEAAKLVNYLKEEIEKIKANAQGKLRPKVYLEIYRNPLMSVSDSSFIGELIELAGGDNIFSTLERDYARINPEAVIAAKPDIMICYSQETLKNIINRKGWQNIPAIQKRRIYFEKDINPDLLQRATSRCIEGMKELAKIFAEWREEQ, encoded by the coding sequence GTGAAGAAATCAGGAATTCTAACTGTAATTATTATTATTCTCTTTGCTTTATCCTGTAAGCAAACAGGAAACAATCAAAAGAAAGGCATTGTAGTTCTTTCTCCGGAAGTGGCAGAAATTATTTGCGCTCTAAATGCTGAAAAGGAAATTACAGGTATTACTGCTGAATGTAATTATCCACCTTCACTGCAGCAGAAAAAGATAGTTGGCTCTTTCAGCAGTATTGATAAAGAAGCCATCATTGCTCTTAATCCCGAGCTAATTTTTTGCAGTTCTTTGGAGCAGGAAAACATAGCTTATGACCTGAAAAATTTGGGCTTTCAGGTGGAAGTTATTTATCCTAAAGGTATTAACGAAATGCTTTCAGACATAGAAAGAATCGGAACTCTTATCCGAAAAAAAGAGGAAGCCGCAAAACTCGTAAACTACTTAAAAGAGGAAATAGAAAAAATTAAGGCAAATGCACAAGGCAAACTCCGTCCTAAGGTTTATCTGGAAATATACAGAAATCCCTTAATGAGCGTATCTGATTCTTCTTTTATAGGTGAACTTATTGAACTTGCCGGAGGCGATAATATTTTTTCTACCCTGGAACGTGACTATGCCAGAATAAATCCTGAGGCAGTTATTGCTGCCAAACCGGATATTATGATTTGCTATTCACAGGAGACCCTAAAAAATATAATTAACCGAAAGGGCTGGCAAAATATACCGGCTATTCAAAAAAGAAGAATTTACTTTGAGAAGGACATCAATCCCGATTTGCTTCAACGCGCAACTTCTCGCTGTATTGAAGGAATGAAAGAACTGGCAAAAATTTTTGCTGAATGGCGGGAAGAACAATGA